CGCGCCTCCTCGATCCCCGGGCCTGCCATCCGCAGCATCAGGTGATGCGCGAAGCGGTCGCGATAGTCGGTCATCCGCTTGGGCAGATGGCTGGGGAACAGCCGCGACAGTCGTTGCAGCACGCGGTCGCTGAGCCCCTGCCCGACCCAGGGCAGCTTGCCCGCCGCGCCATCGAACCGCGCCTTCAAGTCGAAGAAGCGCGGCAGCCGGTCGGTGCCGAAATGCGTGATCGCGAGGAACGTGTCCTTGCCGTAGACCTCCGCGATGTCGAACGCGGTGCGGTGCATATATTCGCCCGCGACCGGCAGGCTGTCGAACCCGCCAAGGATGTCGCGGCGGATCGCGGTCAGCTCGGCGGGATCGTTGGTACCGATGTAGAACACCGCGGTCTCGGGCTCGCGCTCGAACGTGTCGAGCCGGACAGCGAACAGCGCCAGATGCCCCGCACTCCCCGACGCCTCGTGCAGCCGCCCGGCATCGGCGTTGAAGCGCGCCGGCGTCGGCTCGTCGATGCAGCGGACATGGCGGCCATAGTCATGGTCGGACGCGCGCTTGGCCGGATCGTGCCGCACGTCGGCGTCGCTGAAGCCACGCGCCTCGACCGCCGCCAGCGCCGCCTCGGGATCGTCTGGCAGGTCGATGCCGAGATGATTGACCAGCCGTAGCACGCCGTCGGCATCGACCCGCGCGAACAGCGCGAGTTCGGTGAACACGGGGCCCCGCCGTACCAGCGCGCCCCCCGAATTGTTGCAGACCCCGCCGAACACCGATGCGCCGATACACGACGACCCGATCACCGAATGCGGCTCGCGCCCGAGCGGCTTCAGCTGGCGTTCGAGATCGTAGAGCGTCGCGCCCGGCAGGCACACGACCTGACGGCCCTCGTCGATCAGGTGCGCGCCGACCATCCGCGTCGTGCTGATCACCACGACGTCGCGGTCATAGTCGCCATGCGGGGTCGAGCCCCCCGTCAGACCGGTGTTCGCCGCCTGCAGGATGACGATGACGTCGGCGGCGACGCACGCCTTCAGCACGCGCCATTGCTCGACCAGGCTGCCCGGCTGGACCACTGCGATCGCCTCGCCGCTGCCGAAGCGATAGCCATGGACGTAGCGGCGGGTCCGATCCGCGCCGGTCAAGACATGGCGTGCGCCGACGATGCCCTGCAGCGCTGCGACCAGGCCGTTACCGGGCATCGAGGCCCGCCGCAAAGCGCTTCCCGTTGGCGACATAGATATCCGCCGAGACTTGCAGCCCCGCGATCTCGGTCTCGGTGAGCATGCGCACCAGCCGCGCGGGCGCCCCCACGATCAGCGCGCCGTCCGGAAAGCTCTTCCCCTCGGTCACCAGCGCGTTCGCGCCGACCAGGCAATTCCGCCCGATCACCGCGCCGTTGAGAAGAGTCGCGCCCATCCCGACCAGCGTCCCGTCACCGACGGTCGCGCCGTGGACGATCGCGCGGTGCCCGATCGTGCAGTCGGACCCGATCGTCACCGGCGCGCCGGCATCGGCGTGCACCACCGCATTGTCCTGCACGTTGCTGCGGTCGCCGATCGCGATCAGGTCGTTGTCGCCGCGCAGCACCGCGCCGAACCAGACCGACGCGTCGCGCCCCAACCGCACCTGCCCGATCACATGCGCGCCGGGCGCGACATAGACGCTGGCCGGGTCGGCAAGTTCGGGCGTCCGTCCGTCGAGCGTGTACACTGTCATCCTCGGCCTTTCGTGTCGCAGCGTCGGCCCCAGTACAGCCGCGCGGTTCGCATCCGCCATACCGTCCCGCGAGCGCGGATGGCGAGACGGTTGAACGATATTAACTATTAATGGGTACCGCCGGGCTCTGTGGACGGGAGTATGCGACGGTGAGAAACGCCAAGGAATTCAGGTTGGCGATCGGCTTTTTCGTGCTGGCGTCCGCCGCGATCATGCTGACCCGGTTCAACGGCGGCGTCGCGCTGCTCTGGGTCGCGAACGCGCCGTTGCTCGCATATCTGTGCCGGACGCGGTACGCACGCTGGCCCGCCGCGCTGCTGTGGACCGCCGTCGCGTCGATGGCGGCGAGCGTGCTGTTCGGCCCCGTGCTCTGGGCGTCGCCGATATTCGGCATCGCCAGCATCCTGGAGGCGGTGCTGGCCGCCGCGGTGCTGCGCTACCTG
This sequence is a window from Sphingomonas ginsenosidivorax. Protein-coding genes within it:
- a CDS encoding gamma carbonic anhydrase family protein encodes the protein MTVYTLDGRTPELADPASVYVAPGAHVIGQVRLGRDASVWFGAVLRGDNDLIAIGDRSNVQDNAVVHADAGAPVTIGSDCTIGHRAIVHGATVGDGTLVGMGATLLNGAVIGRNCLVGANALVTEGKSFPDGALIVGAPARLVRMLTETEIAGLQVSADIYVANGKRFAAGLDAR
- the dld gene encoding D-lactate dehydrogenase, whose product is MPGNGLVAALQGIVGARHVLTGADRTRRYVHGYRFGSGEAIAVVQPGSLVEQWRVLKACVAADVIVILQAANTGLTGGSTPHGDYDRDVVVISTTRMVGAHLIDEGRQVVCLPGATLYDLERQLKPLGREPHSVIGSSCIGASVFGGVCNNSGGALVRRGPVFTELALFARVDADGVLRLVNHLGIDLPDDPEAALAAVEARGFSDADVRHDPAKRASDHDYGRHVRCIDEPTPARFNADAGRLHEASGSAGHLALFAVRLDTFEREPETAVFYIGTNDPAELTAIRRDILGGFDSLPVAGEYMHRTAFDIAEVYGKDTFLAITHFGTDRLPRFFDLKARFDGAAGKLPWVGQGLSDRVLQRLSRLFPSHLPKRMTDYRDRFAHHLMLRMAGPGIEEARHYFARFPSATGDVFECTPEEGTKAFLHRFAAAGAAVRYRAVHADTVEDIVALDIALPRNDRDWFETLPAEIEAPILHALYYGHFFCHVFHQDYIVAKGTDPVDLEHRMLALLDARGAEYPAEHNVGHLYKAKPVLVDFYRTLDPCNQLNPGIGQTSRKKGWG